In the genome of Triplophysa dalaica isolate WHDGS20190420 chromosome 17, ASM1584641v1, whole genome shotgun sequence, the window tgaaaaaacatgtcCAACTGTGAAAGAGACAGGACCGAGATGGATAAAATTCTAGGTGACCACATATCGCCCTCTGGTGGTTGTTTGCGGAAGGCCTGTGACTACGTCAGCAGTGTCTgttgtgcgtgcatgtgtgtgacaTCAGTGGATGACTCACCTTCCTAATATTGATTGATGACTTTTTAAAGGGGAAATTGCCATAAAATTCAAAAAACTCCTGCAACAGTTTTACTGTGAATGTGAATAAAAAGGGGTCGAATTAAAATCAGAAATGAAGGCATTACAAAGcgttacagaaatgtttatgcATGGATAAGAAAAAACCTTTAAGCCTTTATGTAGGCATAAATGATCTGTTTACTTACATAATGTATCGGTGTTATTCTGCATTGTTATCTTGCTGACGTCACTGACAATGGTGCAGTCATTACCTTCAATGACACACTTATCTGATGGTCCTACAgggaaacacacacaacacaaatataATGTGAGTGGCATTCCATTGAGAGACAGATTATGTATCGCTATAGTGGAGCAAGTCTCCTTTACCCCTGCAAACTAGACAAGAATTGTGTGGGTAGCCTGTCAGCACTAAGGAGTGCCATACACTGATGCATGTCAAGCCAATATACTTTATTTGGGCCGCAGTGGTCGAGACAGAATTGTCTAATAAAATCTCCGCTCTCTCAGACaccacatatatatatatatataagccgtgaaaaacatcaaaagaaTAGTTGaccttcaaaatgaacattattcatttactcaccatgtTATCAtattaaacctgtgtgattttctttcttctaaaaaacccaaaagaagatatgaaTGTTGCTACCCAAAAACTATTGGTCCCCATTAACTTATATTATagggacacaaaactaatgttaGTCAAAGGGAACCAATGTTTTCTGTTGATGATATTTTTCacaatatcttttgtgttttgcagaagaaagtcattcaggtttgaaattacaagagggtgtgtaaataatgacagaatcttcattttgtaggtcaactattcctttaagagaccataaaaaaaaagtttttctaaatttactatTTGAAGTTATGCGTTTAcgtaaaattgtcatttttgtttcattcctATGGCAAAGGAAACacgttcatattcactttaatgcaatacaacagtaatatttgtacatgtaattaggaacaaaaaaaatatgtatgcgATAGTCTGATTGATCATTTGAAGTGGTCTCCCACAGCTGTACATGTATATGTCTTgagaatctttaaaaaatataattcttaaatcaaaaaatgaaatctaTTTATGAGGAGAAACAGATAATAGAACATAATAGTACAATACACAAAGGAAATATGGAGAAGCAAAGCCGTTAAAGATTGTATATACCTGCCAATTCCATCAGCTGGTCCAGGGTGGGTAATATTGCAGGACTCCTCTGCTGTAGAAAGAACAGCACCATAACCGTTAAAGAGAAGTTGGTGATCCATGCACCTGGAATACTGCTTGTGATGGCATGAACTCGAGCCCAGCACCGCACGCTGAAAACCAGTTGCCGAACACGAGGGTCCAGGGTCCCATACAGGAAAAGCAGCTCTGAGCTCTTCATGGCCACCCTGCACACAGGAGAGTGTTCCATTAAATCCTGTTTTGGGTTTTGCTAAACTAATTTGAGTCTCCTTGTACTTTTCACTAAACCATCAAACACTGATGACAGGTGCCAATATGTCGTCTTTCATTATGTCTCATTCTCCTACCTTGAATGAAACAATACATTAAACCTCTAAATTTGCCGTTCAGAGGTTCTCCTCCACTGAGTTTTTTAACACTCTTCTTGTCAATACTCCTTTtctcaaacaaacagacaatatGTGTCACAGCACCACAGTGTTtatacatttaagataaattaaACTATGAATAGTTAAAAAGCCATGCCCTTTAACGGTTAAAGATATTAAAATAGAGAACAATGAGTAATCATATGTCATCCACAGGTTATTTTTTCAAGAAGAACAACATGACATTAACAAATGAGAGTGAAGTGGGACTGCCAGTGAAGATTAGAGAACAAGAGAACTATTTGAGAAACTTTTCGCTAGTAAAGggcactacacacacacacagccatgGTGTGGTTATGGTAGCCCGTGTGTGCTTACAAGGACATCAGAAAAGCAAAATGTTACAACATGGACCGACTAAGGAACTGACTAAAAGTCGTCATAATGCCTctggcttttattttattatattatttggtATCAAGTATTACATCTGTCACAATACACTTATCAAAGCCATTTAAGCACTATGTTTCAACAGTTGTGAATCCCCCTTCCTAACACACAGATCTACCCATAAGAGTTAGaatgacaaaaacacagcaGGTTTCTGTGTGTTGCTTGTACGTCACGTTCTAAATGGAGGCATCAGGGTCACCTTTGCTTTGAGGAAGTACAAATAAGCGTGAGATGAAGTTGCTTTCTTTAATGCCCACATCACAGTTtaacagtttaaaaatatattaacaactgCTTTCCTTCTTAGCTCTAAAAGTCTTTTTGtctcttattttaaaatgcgGTTTGAGTGTGTATAATAATGGCAAATATAACTCAGAAGATAGATACACAAATACAGAAGACTATTAGCTTAGCTACGTTcgattttatccaaaataaaatgtaaaatcataGTTCGCAAGTTTCAAACATACAGTggcaagaaaaagtatgtgaaccttttggaatattattgttttcagAATAAACTTGTCATAAAATGTTATCGGATCTTCATCCAAGTCAAGGGTATTGTCAAACATAATGttcctaaaaatataaacaaaaaattctgatctttcatgtttcattgtACACACTCATTCAACATTCAGAATGGCAGTGGAAAAAATAAGTGAACCCTTAGAATGAATAATATGTTGACCCtcttggcagcaataacctcaaccaagcGCTTCCTGTAGCTGTGAATCAGCTGTGAAACATTCTTCCTTGCAGAACTgctttagctgtgtcatattcTTTGGACGTCTCATGTGTATGGCCCTCTTCAAGTCAATCCATAGCATCTCTATTGTGTTGAGGTCTGGGCTCTGACttggccactccagaaggcggattttgtttttctgaaggCATTCTGTTGTGGACTTGCTCTGGTGTTTCGGGTCGTTGTCGTGTTGCATCACACAACTTCTACACAGTTTCAGCTGACGTACAGACATTCTCACATTATCCTGAGGAATTGTCTGATATACTTGGGAATCAATCTTCCCCTCAATGATTCCAAACTGTTCGGGCCCTAATGCATCAAAGCAGGCCCAAATAATGATGTTTCCTCCACCATACTTTACAGGtgggatgaggttttcatgATGATATGCCGTGCCCTTTCTACGCCAGATGTAGTGCTGTGTGTTTTTCCAAATAGTTCAATATTAGTTTCATCAGTCcagaaaacattttgtcaatacCGCTGTGGAGTGTCaatgtgctcttttgcaaacgtCAGGCGTGCAGCAATATTCTTTCTAGTAAGCCGTGGCTTCCTTTGTGGTATCCCGCCATGGATACCCTGCTTGTTCAGTGTTTTACAGGGGTTTTTATCAGTCAAAGTAGCTGTTGTCCACACCTCCTAACTTATGATCTTAACGAGACTCCAGGTGTGCTAAAACCTGACTCCAATGAGCTTTTTTTGAGGTCATAGGGTTCATATACTTTTTCAACAAGCACTATGAGTTTTTTTGGTTGTCTTCATTGAAGACATGAAAGATCACAAAAATTTTGTGGTATTAttttagacacattttatttgtcaatcCCCTTGATCAaattttatgacaaatttacTCAGAAAACCTTGAAATTCCAAAAGGTTTACATACTTTCTCACCACTGtatatgtattttgaaaaaaaatctgttacctgtTATTAGCAGTGAGGTCACACGGAAAGCCAGAGGGTTGGTGAGCAAAGCGTACAAGAGGACATCGGGCTTGGAGAATTTTCTGGACCCCTACACATCCAGGGCCAAACTTGTCTACACATTCCCCAATGACTGAGAGGATACTTTGTGTGACAACCCGCTCCGATGCCCCTCTCTTTACCTGGTACTCCATAGATAGACCTGAGCCCTGCTTAACACATGATTGAATAAGTAATCGATTAAAAATGACTGCAAATTAATTTAACaatgaatttaatttaactgtaaaatttagttttatttgtagtaaaatgtGTAGCtaaaaactttaatatttttgtgacctaataataaaggtaaaaagcaacaaattatataaatgattttacagGTTGTCAAAGTGAGACCATCACTCGAAAAAAACTCACCGTTTTTTGGTTTGATGCATAGATGCCATCGAGGTCCAGAAACATGTCAAGGTCGCAACCCAATTTCCCAAAGCTGTTGACTGTGGAGCCAAAAGGCCTGataatgcattctgggaaatatGCCCCAGCTATGTCTCTGAGCAGAGAGCAGACCAGGAAGCGCAGGCTTATGTTCTCCTCTGAAAGCTCTAAGGCCTTGGTTAGACACTGCAGTTGCTCATCTATCTGGGGATGAAATAAGGAAAACATTGTTATTGTCCGCAGTAGTAAAAATACAACCAGGAGAcattaaagtgatggttcacccaaaaataaaaactgtgtcatcatttactcaccctcatgttatttcaaacctgtatgacccatgacttccttccttccgcagaacacaaaagatattttgaaggctGATGTTAACtagaccccattcacttgcattggttttgtgtccatataatagaagtgaacggggtCCTGAACggggttcttcaaaatatcttcttttgtgttctgcggaagaaaggtTTGAAAGTACAAGAGGGCGAGTTAATGAtcacagaactttcatttttaggtaaacGATCACTTTAAAGTCATTACTACACAATAAACTCTGAACACAACTTCCACTTTATAGCTTGATCAGCCTTTATGAGTCCAACCGTACACCTTTAAGAAACCTAATAAGACATGGTCTTCTAAGAAAAACAAATCGACTTTGTTTGCTGTGTCACTTACACTATCCTGTTCAGAGAGCAGTTTGATAAGGTCATTGATGGATGGTGGGGACTGGTCCTGGAAATTCGGTACAGGATGACTGCCAGACCCAGTTTGTTTGAGAGCAAGCAAACGGGATTTGAAGGGAACAGCAGCTTCGTGTTGAACAGCTGGTATGTTTGTGCTCTCCTTCAACGACGCGATGCTCTCTCTGCTAGAGAATTCGACAACAGCATATGTTCcctataaacaaataaaacacatttaatagtAAAATACGATATGATAAGTTGCACatatatattatgcaaacaAACCGGTTTGGTTCAAGTAGTTTAAAAACACGATTGATTGGAGACTGGTTTGCTAACGTTACAAAGATTTCACACCGACTTACGTAGCTATTGTAGAAGAAGTGCTTGTCGATTGTCCCGTGTTTAGTAAGTTCATCTAAAAACTTATTTTCGTTGATTTTAGCCGGGCAGCTGATCAAGACCGACCTCTCAGCCTGTTCTCTTCTTTCTTCCTGAATTGCTTGAAACGACGCACTCCCTTTTGCTTTcgaaatgaagaaaacaaaagaggaGCAAGCAGTTGAAACGTTAGGTTAGTTAACGTTAAGACAGTGCACGTCAtcattttcattaaatacagaaatgaaagaTGAGTCTTCGTTATGCTTTTAAATCTACAGAACTACAGTTATACCTGCTGTGGATGCCTGTTTCTCTGTGCGGGATGGCAATGCTGATGTAGAAGTGGCCAATCTTCTCTGTGTTTGAGGTACCGCTCCATGACAAAGTTTAATAAACTTCCCCGAACCACTCATAGGTAACCTACACACGCCGAAGGAGGCCGCCATTGTTGAATTGAAATATGCGCATGCGCAAACATTTACTGTACGGTGGCTGCGAGGAAAGATTGCGTTTCGGTTTTGGGGAAACCCGAATGGTAAGCTGACTTCGCCACAAAGCGCCCTCTTATAAACTAAGTACTTTAAGCACATAATTTACGTTTTGGACGGATTATGCTTTTCTTCATATGTATAACTGAATGTATAATACTTTCTCGCGCGCGAAAGGATAATGAAGATGAAAGCGAATGACAGCTTTCTTATCTTCCATGGAAGATTCTGACAGCGGCAGAACAGAAGAGATACGTGACCCGTGAATGAGAAAATACCTCTCACGAAAAGAAAACGAAACCGCAGTTGACGTATGCGCAGTGCGGAGGCGCGCACCTCACGCTACAGAATATGTTTGAGCGTCAACGCACAAGAGTATCAGTGGGAACTATGGACAATCGGACAGCATGTGCCCGGCTGTGATTCACTtattaaaaggtaaaaaactACGGTCATCTTATAGGTATTCAGATTAGTTTTGATATGATTgtttttggttgtttgtttagTAACTGTTTAGTGTCCGTCGCTGTTAAATCAGTTAATATTGGGTCGCAAAATCTGATGCGCTGCTTACTTGTGTAGTTTATTAACGTAGGCGCGTGCTGCTAAAAATCCTGCGCGTGTTTTTTAATGTCCGAAACTGTTTGGCTACGTCATTTAAGCACAACGAAGTGTTATAATTATAGCACAACTGATATTATCAAAGATTATTATTACTGAATACAATTATGaaaagttgacatttttctgtaattttttttaaagtatctTTTTTGCTTCTGTGTGTTGCTGACAACCTCACggatataaaaatgtatatatattcaaTTTGTGGGTCAATTCATGCTGGCTCATctttaaaagataaataaatgttaaggtTCATTTTCTGGTAGATGTTTTGAAGGGAAATAATGGACCGCTCATCTAGGGGTTTCCCACCCCTCTTAAACCTCCCCTCACTCGCAGGCAAAACAGAGCAAGCAAGCTGATCAGGAAACATACCTAACCACACTTGTAAACACACATGTGGTGCTTTCTTTGTAAACATCACGGGTGCATGCACACTATGGCACAGGTGGTGACACACGTGCATATgtctttttttcagaattcaGTCAATGATGGagtacaagaatgaaaatgatGGAATAGAACTGCTTCTTGCTCACATGAATATTGAAGATTTCATCCAGGGTGATCATTTTTACCGTGTCGGCGAGGAGGTGGAATCGAGCATCTCGTTTGACGAAAGCTTCTCACAAGACGACATGGACGAGGAGACGCCTGGCATGGGAGAGTCAAGCGATCTAATATCGCATGTGCAAAAACTGGGAAAGGTCCATTACGGGACGTCATCTGAACTTTTGGACTTTGTGAATATGGTTTCGAATACACCATCTTCTCTCTTGGACTTGGGTGAAGAAGTGGGTGTCCTGCTAAACAAGGTACAGGCGTTGACATATCACTGGGTTCTCAGTGATAACCAACTGTTGCAATGTGAAGAACTGTTGGCTCAGTTAAAGCAAATTTTATTTGCATAACATACTTGTTTGACTAGTTGTTCATACTCATACTCTTATTCACTCCTTGTTTTGTTCCTGCAGACAGACATGATCATTAAGGAGGGGCATTACCGCATTGACTTGGACGTTCTTCTGTTTCCATGGAAACTGACCTATAAGCCTCAAGGGCCTGGACATGTTCCCAAAGGCTCATTTGGGAAAGTCCATTTGGCCCAAGACACTAAAACTCGTAAACGAATGGCATGCAAACTAGTAAGTCCAGgaatgcacattttttattttattaatcgcaacagttttatgtttttggcAAAGGTGGTTGTTTTCAAAAGCATCTGTAAGTACCGGAGAAAAACAACTTTTGTCCTGCTGCATGAAGTTGGTATTCATGATCAGAAAACCAAACCCAGTCGACACATGATACTGTAGTTTTTTCCTAATGTCTTGGGACCATCGTATGCATCAGCATGTGAGGCCATCAAGATTcgtgaataataaaaaatagctcaaaaaagagaaatatgtgCAGAAACTAGCcctcattttttttcaaaaagggAAGAACACATTGTGGGAAATAACCTAATGTCTCTCAAATGCTCCGAGGGTCAGTCGGCAGCCTGCAGCGTATCAACAGAAACTGAGAATGAGAAGAAACGCCCCTGTGGAAACACTCTGCCCACAGAGACGTAGACTTGGAGCGCAGATGTCTAGTGGCACAAGTTATTTCAGACTTATGGTTAATTTCACAGGATgcttttgtatttgaaaaaaaaactcagtgTCGACCATATCAAACCATTTTTTATGACTGCTACTGAAATGCAGAGTTGAAAGTGGCTAATGCAATAGAAGAAAATTAATTCTAACATGCagttaagaaaaatatttaatttaatttaaatagatGCAATGATGTGGTGAACAGTACTGTGAATATATTTGGGGAAGTGCATTCATTGATCATAAATGGAAAACATtcagcattgaaatggtttttACTATGTATTCGCTCCGGTGTTCTTGTAAAAAGATGCCATGTTTAGTGACCACATGGAATGTAAAAAGCGAGGCTTAATATTTTACGTTCTTCATTTTCAGATTCCTGTAGAGCATTTCAAGCCTGCTGATGTTGAAATCCAAGCCCGGTTCCATCATGAGAACATAGCGGAGCTGTATGGGGCACTGCTGTGGGAACAGACTGTGCACTTGTTCATGGAAGCGGGTGAAGGGGGCTCGGTTCTGGAGAAGCTGGAGAGCTGCGGTCCTATGAGAGAGTTTGAGATCATCTGGGTCACTCAGCAGGTTCTGCGTGGTTTGGAATACCTGCACTCCCACAACATTATACACCACGACATCAAACGTAAGGACTCTATAACATCATCATAAACTTTAAGGAAATAACACTGCAGTTTCCtaccaaaaaacatttactcCTCATCTGCTCTAATgtttcaaaacacttttatgTCTTTAACCACCTGTGGGTCAACAGCAGTTCAGGACTTTTTCATTGCAACCACACGTATTTTAAACGACTGACAGGCATATACTAAaaccacagttttttaaagcttgaataaaaatcctctgTAGATAAATCAGATAACATGTTTACGTGGTCAAGAAGGGTATTCACCTTATTAACAGAACCTGAATCTAGGTCACAGAGAGGAAGTAGCAGTGTTGTGACTGACAGGGGGCTGGAGAAGTGTTTTTGACCCTTCAACGCTTAAGAATACAATATAATGTAATCCGGTGAGGTTGCGGCCAATAACATTCTGTTGCCATGAAGTCATACCTGAGAGCCAATCGGAAGGCAGGATGGCGACTCATGACTTAACTCATGTCTGGAATTTCCAGTCAGGAGAGAGACGCCAAACGTGATTGCTCACATGCATTAGTCAGCAGCCTGACAGTTTAACTACTGGTTTCAGACTCGGTAACATTGACAGGCTAACTTGAAGAAAAGAGAGATAGAGGTACGATTTTGTGAAatgactgaccaatcacaatggCCTGCCTTGTGGTTTTTATTGGTGGTCATGACATTTGGCTTCAAAAAGAAACTTGTTATTTCTGTGAATTGCGAAATATAAGCAGAACGACGGAAAGGGGGTTTTGAGATGAAGATCTGGAGATGCGTTTCACCCATCTCATGAGTTATGTGTCTAGTGTAATTCTAGAAAACAACTTGCAGCAAGAAAGCACCTCTCTAGGCACTTTATCATTGCCTCATGATGTGATTtcttcttttgcaaaaaaatggttacagtttttattatttacttgcATATGACAGCATAAGTGTTTGATTTGTCTGACTATAAATTCAGCCCTGAAGGCATAAACTAAACTTTCCCTCTGTTCCTGCAGCCAGTAATATTGTGCTGATGTCTGCCAAAGCTGTGCTGGTGGACTTTGGGCTTACAGTACAGATGAAGGATGACATATATGTTCCCAGAGACCTACGTGGCACAGAGGTGAGTGTCTATAAAATCACTTTGCAGAAGTTTGCACACTTAAATCTTAACATGTTCTagattgtgtttatataaagaTTTATTGTAAATACAAATTTAGTTGTGCTGTGGAAAGATGCATTAAGAGGGAATGTCGGTGAAGAAATGTCTTATGGTCACATGCGGCACAATGCAGATTAAAGCACACCACACACTTTTTCCTGTTAGGTCTGTCAACTACAAACTCAAAGTAGCTTTGGTATTGACTTTTGGCCTATTTGGAAAGCCCAGCATGATTAAACCAGGATAGAAGATTTCCCCTAAGATACTATACAGAGTTGTTTACTGTGGTGCATTACATGGTGTTACATCACCagatattcattaaaaaaattgtgtggaGATGCACAAAAGTGCATTATGGATGGCACATTGCCAGAAAATTACTAGAATCATTGTTTATGCCTCAATGACCAAAAGGCACTTGGTTTCACATGTATCACTGCACACTGTGCAGCACAGTGCTGGTGTACAATGGCTTTATGTGGGGATGCACAAAATTGCATACATGGACAGGAAATGTTAAGCCTTCTGAGAATTTAGTGTTATGGTGTttggtaatatttttttgttgcatttttttgtcGTATTTCTTCTGTATAGATGTACATGAGCCCAGAGTTGGTTCTTTGTCGGGGACACAACACA includes:
- the mtpap gene encoding poly(A) RNA polymerase, mitochondrial isoform X2 — protein: MCLKYLVYKRALCGEVSLPFGFPQNRNAIFPRSHRTVNVCACAYFNSTMAASFGVCRLPMSGSGKFIKLCHGAVPQTQRRLATSTSALPSRTEKQASTAAKGSASFQAIQEERREQAERSVLISCPAKINENKFLDELTKHGTIDKHFFYNSYGTYAVVEFSSRESIASLKESTNIPAVQHEAAVPFKSRLLALKQTGSGSHPVPNFQDQSPPSINDLIKLLSEQDSIDEQLQCLTKALELSEENISLRFLVCSLLRDIAGAYFPECIIRPFGSTVNSFGKLGCDLDMFLDLDGIYASNQKTGSGLSMEYQVKRGASERVVTQSILSVIGECVDKFGPGCVGVQKILQARCPLVRFAHQPSGFPCDLTANNRVAMKSSELLFLYGTLDPRVRQLVFSVRCWARVHAITSSIPGAWITNFSLTVMVLFFLQQRSPAILPTLDQLMELAGPSDKCVIEGNDCTIVSDVSKITMQNNTDTLLKLLQEFFEFYGNFPFKKSSINIRKGKEEIKPETSPLYIQNPFEITLNISKNVNATQLERFVVLCRESAWLLQQGEVLNRSSNQTADSVPAWGFAALLLPSVTSGAGVKSRRKKKLEPASSRIKNLLDSLKIKGGDTAAKKGSANLRR
- the mtpap gene encoding poly(A) RNA polymerase, mitochondrial isoform X1, with translation MCLKYLVYKRALCGEVSLPFGFPQNRNAIFPRSHRTVNVCACAYFNSTMAASFGVCRLPMSGSGKFIKLCHGAVPQTQRRLATSTSALPSRTEKQASTAAKGSASFQAIQEERREQAERSVLISCPAKINENKFLDELTKHGTIDKHFFYNSYGTYAVVEFSSRESIASLKESTNIPAVQHEAAVPFKSRLLALKQTGSGSHPVPNFQDQSPPSINDLIKLLSEQDSIDEQLQCLTKALELSEENISLRFLVCSLLRDIAGAYFPECIIRPFGSTVNSFGKLGCDLDMFLDLDGIYASNQKTQGSGLSMEYQVKRGASERVVTQSILSVIGECVDKFGPGCVGVQKILQARCPLVRFAHQPSGFPCDLTANNRVAMKSSELLFLYGTLDPRVRQLVFSVRCWARVHAITSSIPGAWITNFSLTVMVLFFLQQRSPAILPTLDQLMELAGPSDKCVIEGNDCTIVSDVSKITMQNNTDTLLKLLQEFFEFYGNFPFKKSSINIRKGKEEIKPETSPLYIQNPFEITLNISKNVNATQLERFVVLCRESAWLLQQGEVLNRSSNQTADSVPAWGFAALLLPSVTSGAGVKSRRKKKLEPASSRIKNLLDSLKIKGGDTAAKKGSANLRR
- the map3k8 gene encoding mitogen-activated protein kinase kinase kinase 8 — translated: MRSAEARTSRYRICLSVNAQEYQWELWTIGQHVPGCDSLIKRIQSMMEYKNENDGIELLLAHMNIEDFIQGDHFYRVGEEVESSISFDESFSQDDMDEETPGMGESSDLISHVQKLGKVHYGTSSELLDFVNMVSNTPSSLLDLGEEVGVLLNKTDMIIKEGHYRIDLDVLLFPWKLTYKPQGPGHVPKGSFGKVHLAQDTKTRKRMACKLIPVEHFKPADVEIQARFHHENIAELYGALLWEQTVHLFMEAGEGGSVLEKLESCGPMREFEIIWVTQQVLRGLEYLHSHNIIHHDIKPSNIVLMSAKAVLVDFGLTVQMKDDIYVPRDLRGTEMYMSPELVLCRGHNTKTDIYSLGTTIIHMLSGSPPWVRRYPRTAYPSYLYIIHKQAPPLEDIPESCSPAMRRLLEHALDRVPTRRSSATALLHEEALHPSREDQPRCWSLDSALEDGTHPLLRQLSQISESTHDSSLYTEDSGHSKKKGSLYIDLGALAGYYSLVRGPPSNEYG